The following proteins are encoded in a genomic region of Nitratireductor sp. GISD-1A_MAKvit:
- the glnA gene encoding type I glutamate--ammonia ligase translates to MTTAQDLMKQIKENDVKFVDLRFTDPKGKLHHVTMDVSAVDEDMFADGVMFDGSSIAGWKAINESDMVLMPEPDTAHMDPFFAQSTMAVVCDILDPVSGEAYNRDPRGTAKKAEAYLKSEGIGDTVYVGPEPEFFIFDDVKYKADPYNTGFKLDCSELPTNDDAEYETGNLGHRPRMKGGYFPVPPIDSAQDMRSEMLTVLSEMGVIVEKHHHEVGAAQHELGIKFETLLKSADSVQKFKYGVHQVANAYGKTATFMPKPVYGDNGSGMHVHQSIWKDGKPTFAGNEYAGLSENCLYYIGGVIKHAKAINAFTNPITNSYKRLVPGFEAPVLLAYSARNRSASCRIPFGSSPKAKRVEVRFPDPGANPYLAFAALLMAGLDGIKNKIHPGEAMDKDLYDLPAKELKKVPTVCGSLREALMSLDKDRGFLKVGGVFDDDQIDAYIELKMAEVLRYEMTPHPVEFEMYYSV, encoded by the coding sequence ATGACCACTGCACAAGACCTCATGAAGCAGATCAAGGAAAACGACGTGAAGTTCGTCGACCTGCGCTTCACGGATCCCAAGGGCAAACTTCACCATGTAACGATGGATGTCTCCGCCGTGGACGAGGACATGTTTGCCGACGGCGTCATGTTCGACGGATCGTCCATCGCCGGCTGGAAAGCCATCAACGAGTCCGACATGGTTCTCATGCCGGAACCAGACACCGCCCACATGGACCCGTTTTTCGCCCAGTCCACGATGGCAGTTGTCTGCGACATTCTCGACCCGGTCTCGGGCGAGGCCTACAATCGCGATCCGCGCGGCACGGCCAAGAAGGCAGAGGCCTATCTGAAGTCCGAAGGCATCGGCGACACCGTCTATGTGGGTCCCGAGCCGGAATTCTTCATCTTCGACGACGTGAAGTACAAGGCCGATCCCTACAACACCGGGTTCAAGCTTGACTGCAGCGAGCTTCCGACCAATGACGATGCGGAATACGAAACCGGCAATCTGGGCCATCGCCCGCGCATGAAGGGCGGCTACTTCCCGGTCCCGCCGATCGACTCGGCGCAGGACATGCGCTCCGAAATGCTCACCGTTCTCTCCGAGATGGGTGTCATCGTCGAAAAGCACCACCATGAAGTTGGTGCCGCGCAGCACGAGCTGGGCATCAAGTTCGAAACGCTTCTGAAGAGCGCGGACAGCGTTCAGAAATTCAAGTATGGCGTTCATCAGGTTGCCAATGCCTATGGCAAAACCGCGACCTTCATGCCCAAGCCCGTCTATGGCGACAACGGGTCGGGCATGCATGTTCACCAGTCGATCTGGAAAGACGGAAAGCCGACCTTCGCCGGCAACGAATATGCGGGCCTGTCTGAAAACTGCCTTTACTATATCGGCGGCGTGATCAAGCATGCCAAGGCGATCAATGCCTTCACCAACCCGATCACCAATTCCTACAAGCGTCTGGTGCCCGGCTTCGAAGCGCCTGTCCTTCTCGCCTACTCGGCCCGCAACCGCTCGGCCTCCTGCCGCATCCCCTTCGGCTCCTCACCGAAGGCCAAGCGTGTCGAGGTCCGCTTCCCCGATCCGGGCGCGAACCCGTATCTTGCTTTCGCCGCGCTCCTGATGGCCGGTCTCGACGGCATCAAGAACAAGATCCACCCCGGCGAAGCCATGGACAAGGATCTCTACGACCTGCCGGCGAAAGAGCTGAAAAAGGTTCCCACCGTTTGCGGCTCGCTGCGCGAAGCTCTCATGAGCCTCGACAAGGATCGTGGTTTCCTCAAGGTTGGCGGCGTGTTCGACGACGACCAGATCGACGCCTATATCGAGTTGAAGATGGCAGAAGTGCTGCGCTATGAAATGACGCCGCATCCGGTCGAGTTCGAGATGTACTACTCGGTCTGA
- a CDS encoding P-II family nitrogen regulator, which produces MKKVEAIIKPFKLDEVKEALQEIGLQGITVIEAKGFGRQKGHTELYRGAEYVVDFLPKVKIEVVLPDETVDAAIEAIRKAAQTGRIGDGKIFVTNVEEVIRIRTGETGADAV; this is translated from the coding sequence ATGAAAAAGGTCGAAGCGATCATCAAACCCTTCAAGCTGGACGAAGTGAAGGAAGCCCTTCAGGAGATCGGCCTTCAGGGCATCACGGTTATCGAAGCGAAGGGTTTCGGGCGTCAGAAGGGGCACACGGAACTCTATCGCGGAGCGGAATATGTCGTTGATTTTCTCCCCAAGGTGAAAATTGAAGTCGTTCTTCCGGACGAAACCGTTGACGCGGCAATCGAGGCCATTCGCAAGGCGGCCCAGACGGGCCGGATCGGCGATGGCAAGATCTTCGTGACCAATGTGGAAGAGGTGATCCGCATCCGCACCGGCGAAACCGGGGCAGACGCGGTCTGA
- a CDS encoding NAD(P)H-hydrate dehydratase: MRIELLTPEEMSDLDRRAIASGPLDGYALMQNAGAAVVAEILAHFPTSRPIGIVCGPGNNGGDGYVVARLLAERGLEVSLFADEAPPEGSDAARARKACPLVPVPFSRFDAEAHGLVVDALFGAGLARPVEGAEARLIEAVRAAALPVVAIDLPSGVSGATGKPLGVAFEARLTVTFVARKPGHLLLPGRQLCGQLVVADIGIHASVIDEAGISLWENGPAVWKRLYPGVRVDAHKYSRGHVAVISGGAASTGAARLAARGAARAGAGAVTVLSPAGALPVNAMHLTSIMLARGETADELVDFCRTRKPATAVLGPGAGTGERTREFACRLLLNVEGLKGLVLDADAITAFAGDPETLFSMLKASAVESVLTPHEGEFLRLFPDLGDALDRSKVERARQAAERSGATVVLKGADTVVAASDGRAVINSNGVSHLATAGSGDVLAGITASLMAQAMPAFEAACAAVWLHAEAGRLFGMGLIAEDLPEELPQVFKNLFPEPTG, from the coding sequence ATGCGTATTGAACTTCTGACTCCGGAAGAAATGAGCGATCTGGATCGGCGTGCCATCGCGTCGGGTCCGCTCGATGGTTATGCCCTGATGCAGAATGCGGGCGCGGCGGTTGTCGCAGAGATCCTTGCCCACTTCCCGACCTCCCGCCCGATTGGCATTGTCTGCGGGCCGGGCAACAATGGTGGCGATGGATATGTGGTGGCGCGCCTTCTGGCCGAGCGCGGTCTGGAGGTTTCACTCTTTGCCGATGAGGCTCCACCGGAGGGCAGCGATGCCGCCAGGGCGCGCAAGGCGTGCCCCTTGGTTCCCGTGCCCTTTTCCCGGTTCGATGCGGAAGCCCATGGGCTTGTGGTGGATGCGCTGTTTGGCGCGGGCCTGGCAAGGCCTGTCGAGGGGGCGGAGGCACGCTTGATCGAAGCTGTTCGGGCTGCGGCGCTGCCGGTGGTTGCGATTGACCTGCCTTCCGGTGTTTCCGGGGCCACCGGCAAGCCGCTCGGAGTGGCGTTCGAAGCCAGGCTGACCGTTACATTCGTCGCCAGAAAGCCCGGGCATCTCCTTTTGCCCGGGCGTCAGCTCTGTGGCCAGCTTGTGGTTGCCGATATCGGCATTCACGCCTCCGTGATCGACGAGGCGGGGATTTCGCTTTGGGAAAACGGGCCGGCGGTCTGGAAGAGGCTTTATCCCGGTGTACGCGTTGATGCGCATAAATATTCGCGCGGGCATGTGGCTGTCATATCCGGTGGTGCCGCCTCGACCGGAGCCGCCCGTCTGGCCGCCCGTGGGGCAGCGCGCGCGGGGGCGGGGGCAGTCACCGTGCTCTCTCCGGCCGGCGCGCTGCCGGTCAATGCCATGCACCTGACATCGATCATGTTGGCCAGGGGGGAGACGGCGGATGAACTGGTGGACTTCTGTCGCACGCGAAAGCCGGCGACCGCGGTCCTCGGTCCGGGCGCGGGGACGGGTGAGCGAACACGGGAGTTTGCCTGTCGCCTGCTCCTGAACGTGGAGGGGCTCAAGGGGCTCGTGCTGGATGCCGATGCGATCACGGCATTTGCAGGTGATCCCGAAACACTCTTCTCGATGCTGAAAGCCTCCGCGGTCGAATCTGTCCTGACCCCGCATGAAGGTGAGTTTCTTCGCCTGTTTCCCGATCTTGGGGACGCTTTGGACAGATCCAAGGTCGAGCGCGCGCGGCAGGCGGCAGAACGGTCCGGCGCCACGGTTGTGTTGAAAGGGGCAGACACTGTGGTCGCTGCGTCTGACGGGCGGGCGGTGATCAATTCAAATGGCGTGAGCCATCTGGCCACGGCTGGCTCGGGCGATGTTCTGGCAGGGATCACTGCCAGTCTCATGGCGCAGGCAATGCCGGCCTTTGAAGCTGCCTGTGCGGCAGTCTGGCTTCATGCCGAGGCCGGGCGGTTGTTTGGCATGGGGCTGATTGCCGAAGACCTTCCCGAAGAGCTGCCGCAGGTTTTCA